From Polyodon spathula isolate WHYD16114869_AA chromosome 24, ASM1765450v1, whole genome shotgun sequence, one genomic window encodes:
- the LOC121298969 gene encoding putative ubiquitin carboxyl-terminal hydrolase 50, with amino-acid sequence MSLRRCKGFFFKEKTLTGHSEECRALENSSSFERDVSSPKQGRRPFPSLTGLINLENSCYMNAVLQCLSSTASLVEYLLSSVNQKDLARHRRDVVCAFISLLTEMWTGEYEHISPVEIRTVIGSLHPQFASNTQQDAQELLLYLFNGLHEDLKKTTVRKQPIGSLKRQEAGKSCGHSSETSIITHLFEGQLCYVTLCLQCDNQTRTNEVFTILSLPIPPGAYRCSLLDCLELFFQQNTLTRNNQILCTSCGIKRDTAVLTSISKAPEILILHLKRFEVEGLKKRKLRTDVSFSLENLDLSPYLSSSPSSQSRYYLYAVVNHSGDLDNGHYTAYCKNAVTQRWHRFDDEIVSDIPSYLIQSPNAYILFYTCQDFRMPCLRLSTS; translated from the exons ATGTCCTTAAGGAGATGTAAAGGTTTCTTTTTCAAGGAGAAGACCCTCACAGGGCACAG tgAAGAATGTAGAGCTTTAGAGAACAGCAGCTCTTTTGAAAGAGATGTTTCCAGCCCCAAACAGGGAAGGAGGCCTTTCCCCAGCCTTACGGGGTTGATTAACTTGGAAAACTCCTGCTACATgaatgctgtgctgcagtgtctttCCAGCACTGCAAGCCTAGTTGAATACCTTTTATCCAGTGTAAACCAGAAAGATTTAGCCAG ACACAGGCGTGATGTTGTCTGTGCGTTCATTAGTCTTCTGACAGAAATGTGGACAGGTGAATATGAGCACATATCTCCTGTGGAAATAAGGACTGTCATTGGATCTCTGCACCCTCAGTTTGCCAGCAATACTCAACAGGATGCACAGGAGCTTCTGCTTTACCTGTTCAATGGACTGCATGAGGATCTGAAAAAA ACCACTGTGAGAAAGCAGCCCATAGGAAGCCTGAAGAGGCAGGAAGCTGGTAAATCCTGTGGTCACTCGAGCGAGACCTCCATCATCACTCATCTTTTTGAAGGGCAGCTCTGCTATGTCACGCTGTGTCTCCAGTGTGACAATCAAACGCGCACCAATGAGGTCTTCACCATTCTGTCCTTGCCCATTCCTCCTGGAGCCTATAGATGTTCTCTTCTG GACTGCCTTGagcttttttttcagcaaaacaccTTAACACGCAATAACCAGATTCTTTGCACCAGTTGCGGGATAAAGCGAGATACTGCTGTTTTGACCAGCATTTCCAAAGCACCTGAAATTCTCATCTTGCATTTAAAAcg ATTTGAAGTTGAAGGACTCAAGAAAAGGAAACTGCGGACCGATGTCAGCTTTTCATTGGAAAACCTAGATCTGTCCCCTTATTTATCATCATCCCCATCAAGTCAGTCAAGATACTATCTTTACGCAGTAGTG AACCACAGTGGCGATTTGGACAATGGGCACTACACTGCCTACTGCAAGAATGCTGTGACTCAGCGCTGGCACAGGTTTGATGATGAGATTGTCTCCGACATCCCCAGCTACTTGATCCAATCTCCGAATGCCTACATTCTTTTCTACACTTGCCAGGATTTCCGGATGCCTTGTCTCAGACTGAGTACTTCTTAA